In Zingiber officinale cultivar Zhangliang chromosome 11B, Zo_v1.1, whole genome shotgun sequence, a single window of DNA contains:
- the LOC122034441 gene encoding lysophospholipid acyltransferase LPEAT1-like codes for MLFSPPSRENGQEDYAHMTRWRRVVVVRCGRFASRAMLFTFGFYWIKESHMSLDNEVDEFEKPYAIVSNHISYVDILYHMSSAFLSFVAKRSVAQLPLVGLIRIGQPQ; via the exons ATGCTGTTCTCGCCTCCGAGTCGGGAGAATGGCCAGGAGGACTATGCTCACATGACGAGGTGGAGGAGGGTGGTAGTTGTGCGGTGCGGGAGATTTGCCTCTAGAGCAATGCTCTTTACGTTTGGTTTCTATTGGATCAAAGAGAGTCACATGAGTCTCGACAATGAG gtcgATGAATTTGAAAAGCCATACGCGATTGTCTCAAATCacatttcttatgtggatattctTTATCATATGTCATCAGCCTTTCTAAGTTTTGTTGCAAAG AGATCAGTAGCTCAGCTTCCCTTAGTTGGTCTCATCAG GATTGGTCAGCCGCAATGA